Within the uncultured Draconibacterium sp. genome, the region GGGCATGTGTTTCGTTTTTACCCGACAGCACCCTCTGTACAATAAACTGGTCGGTACACCAATACCAGAAACCAATGATACTGGAGCCGATTAAAGCACCCAGCCATGGGAAATCGGCATCGCGGTTGTCCCTGATCAGGTTGATCATACTGTCGCCATATTCGTTAACCTGGGTAGCACCTGCAATTTCCAATACCTGGTCCCAGCCACCAACAGCTTTTAAACCAAGCACCACAATTACCAGCGATCCACCAAGCAGAATCGGCGTTTGAAGTACCGAAGTGTATAACACCGATTTCATTCCTCCGAAAATGGTATAAACTGCAGTTAACAGCACCAGACCAATGGCCGAGATCCAGAAGAAATCGATTCCCCACATGGTTTCGATACCGAAAACCTGTTGAAATACCAAACCACCGGCATAAACGGTTACAGCAACCTTTGTTAATACATAACTTACTAAAGAAATAAGTGATAGTACTGTTCTGGATTCTGGGTTATATCGGCGTTCCAAAAACTCGGGCATGGTAAGTACCATACTTCGTGAGTAAAACGGCACAAACACCCAACCAAGAATCAGGATCATCCATCCCTGAATTTCCCAGTGTGCCATTGCCATACCACTTGAGGCACCGGCACCGGCCAATCCAATAAGGTGTTCTGATCCAATATTCGAAGCAAAAATTGAAGCTCCAATTGCAATCCATGAAGCATCACGTCCTGCCAGGAAATAGTCGCCTGAAGTTTCTTCTTTCTGACTTAAAACCCAAACGATTACTCCGATAAGAGCAACACCAAAAAGGCCAATTACAATCCAATCTAGTAATTCCATAAAAGTTGATTTATTTTTTTGATTTAGTTTCTATTATAATCCTTTGGCCAAATGATAGTAAAGATCATTCCAGCGCAGTTCTTTTTTGAACGTAGGAATAGTAGTGTCGTTGTCGATTACTACAGCTTCGATACCTGCAATTTCAGCAAAGTCTAATAAGTCTTCAACAGAAAGGTCATAAGAGAAGCTGGTGTGGTGTGTACCACCTGCCAAAATCCATGCTGCAGCACCTACTTCGAAGTTAGGTTGAGGAATCCAAAGCGCACTTGCTACCGGTAATTTTGGAAGATCTTTTGATTCGATACAATCAACTGCGTTAATGATCATACGGAAACGGCTTCCCATATCTACTACTGTAGCAGCAACACCAGGTCCGGTTTTACTTTTGAAGATAACACGAGCAGGATCGTTTTTACCACCAATTCCCAAAGGAAGTACATCAAGTGTTGGTTTGCCATCAGCAATCAACGGACAAACTTCCAACATGTGCGCCTGAAGAATTGCACTGTTTTCGCCGTCGAAGTTTAAGGTATAATCTTCAAGGAAAGAGCATCCTTTGTAGTTTGGCATTTCCTGGCTCATAAACCACATCGTACGGCATAAAGCTGCAGTTTTCCAGTCACCTTCAGCACCAAAACCATATCCGTCGGCCATTAAACGCTGCGAAGCCAAACCTGGCAACTGATCGATACCTTCCAGGTCGTCGAAATTGGTAGTGAAAGCTTTTGCACCTTTTGCTTCCAACAGGCGACGTAGAGCAATTTCAATTTTAGCTGCGTGAGCTACCTGCGCGCGATCTTTTCCACCTTCTTTACAGCTATCCGCAAAATTGTATTCTGCTTCGTAAACTTTTACCAACTCAGCAACTTCTTCGTCGGTTACTTTATTTTGTACTGCAACAAGCTCTGCAATAGGACAATAATCTACGTGATATCCGAAAACTCTTTCAGCATCTACTTTATCACCATCGGTAACTGCAACGTTGTTCATTTGATCTCCGAAACGAACAATTAACATATCTTGCGAATCAGCCCATGCAGCAGCTACACGTGCCCATGAAGAAACCTGTGAAACGGTTTTCGGATCCTGCCAGTGACCTACAACCATTTTCAGGTTGTAACGCATACGTGCGGTAATGTGACCGAATTCTCTGTCGCCGTGTGCACTCTGGTTCAGGTTCATGAAATCCATATCGATTTCGTTCCATGGAATTTCTTTGTTGTACTGAGTATGCAGGTGCAACAATGGTTTGTTTAATTCTTTCAATCCGTGAATCCACATTTTGGCAGGAGAGAAAGTGTGCATCCAGGTAATAACACCAATACAGTTATCATCGCTGTTTGCGTCTTTACAAATGCGGTGTATTTCTTTCGATCCTGTTCCTGTAGGTTTAACTACAACTTTTACAGGAATTTCGGTAGATGCATCAAAAGCAGCAGCAATTTCTTTTGAATGCTCTGCAACTTGCTCCAATGTTTTAGGTCCGTAAAGATGTTGACTACCTGTTACAAACCAAACTTCCATTTCTTTTAATGTACTGCTCATATTATTAGATTTTATTTTAAATGTATATATTACTCTTATCAGCTTTTAGACTTTTACAATACGGTCGAGCCCACGTTCTGTAAATTCGCTTTTGCAGGTGTAATAAAAAGCCCCTTTTTTCGATTCTGATAAATCTTTTTCATTCAGGCGCTCCAACACATTAAGCGATAATATTTTTTTTCTGAAGTTTCCGGGATCGAATTCACGCTGAAATATAGCTTCGTATAATTTGCGTAATTGTAGTAAGGTAAATTTATCGGCCAACAGTTCTTTACCGATCAAACGATAGCCGGCTTCCTGTTGCAGTTTTACCAGTGCCTGTTCTAGCATTTCGCCATGATCGAAGATCATTTCCGGCAGTTCTGAAATGGGCCACCAATGTGCGCCATTCTCTCTAACACAGGCTTTATCGTGTTCATCCATACGCACCAAAGCATAATAAGCAAGACTAATTACCCTTGCTTCCGGATCACGGCCGGGATTGGAAAACGCAGCCACCTGCTGCATAAAAATATCCTCAAGACCTATGGTTTGTTTTAATACGCGTTTGGCGGCATCATCCGACGATTCTCCATCCTGAACAAATCCTCCCATAAGCGACCACGCTCCTTTTGAGGGCTCAAAACCCCGCGGATAGAGCAACAAACAAAGTTCCCCTTCGTCGTACCCCAGTATCACGCAGTCAACTGATACAAAATGCTTCGGATGTTTAGTATAGTGTTTCATAGTAATATTGATGGAACAAAACTATAAAAGTATTTTTAACCTTTATTATTCACCATCCTTAAAAATGAATATTTATGCTGCAAAACATATAATAGTTCAGCTATTACACATAAGAACATTTTCTAATCAACAGTTTTATTTTCTGCCACTTATGATCAACATAGAATTTTACAGCCTGCCCAAGAAACCATGAATCAACATTTTTCCAACAATCCTGTATTTATATTCATTCTAATAAAAAAAGGAGCCGAGCAGCTCCTTTTTTACGAGTACGATATACTATTAACCTGAGTTCGACTTTAAAATATTATCACAGAAAGTCATAATTGCATCAGATTTGCATTTATAATTCTGTAGGAATAACGGGTTATTTCAAGGAATTCTAAATGTAAAGATGGTGTGAGAAAGACTTTCCTATTGGTCTTTGCTCTTTTTGCCATAAACTTCCCCCAATTTTCTCGAATTATCCCGATAGTACTTCGAAAATCGGTGAAAGTTTCTGACTAAAAATAGCTAAAGCTGTGAGCCATTTTAAAGTCGAACTCAGGTTATAATTCTATACTTTGTTAATTGAGCCCCTTGTGTCAATTAATGATTTTCTATTTCAAATCCGATTCGCTGTACGCCTTCTCAATCACCGATTGTGGCAAAGCATAATCATACATTTCAAAAGCAGCCATCAAACCGGTGTAGTATTCACCGGCATCTGAAGCGCCAATTCTAATTTTTGCATTATCAACTGCCGACGACAGCAACATATTTTGTGCAGTGTCCAACACACCGTCAACATAAACTTTTTCCACTACTCCATCGAATGTTACTACAATATGGTGCCATTTATTGGCTTCGGGGACTTTGTTGTAAGGCAAATCAAAATGACCATCGAGGTGAGCAACCGCCCCGTAATTGCTTTTATTGTAATGAACGGCGTTGTACGAATTGGCCAGATAATGTGCACTTCTATCGCACCACGAAGCCAGACACTCGTCTCTATCGCTTACTTCCGGGTTTTTCACCCAGGCAGAAACTGTAAATGCACCGTTCCACTCTAAACTTCGTGGTACTGCAATTCCATCAAGCTCCAAAGCTCCTTTTGAGAACTCAATTGCTTTTGTTCCGCTTTCTTTGTCGATAACGATCTTTACATCTCCTTTTCGTACTAAATCGCCACCCAACGAACCGGCATTTGCCAGTTTATCAAACGATTTACCGGAAAGTGAATTTGCATTAAAGCCAACAATCATGCTCTGTGAGCTTGCTGCACCCGGTTCATTTTCCGATGGTTTATTTATCAAGTTCAATGGAATGTCAAATGTTTCTTCGTAAACTTTCATGTTCCAAACGGCGGCAAAAGTTCCTGTTTGCTCTGTTCCCAGAATGGTAAGTTTCAGGTAACGCGCGCTCACGGTATTATCATCAATCATCGGGCTTCCCGGGATTCGGTTTCCCGAGCGATCGGCATAAACTTCCCAGTTCGTATTATCGGTGGAATATTCAATTTTGTATTGATAATAGTAGGGAGAGAACTCAAATTGAGTAGTAATTCGTTTAATGTTCTTTTCTGCTCCCAAATCAACCGACAGGCTTTGTGGAAAAGTGTTATCTGCTGCTTTCCACATGGTGGCGTTATCGTTATCAAAAGCAAAGTCAGGATTATATCTGTAATCGTAGTCGGGCGATTGCAGATGATAAAACGAAGAAGCCGACGCTGGAGCTTTGTAAGCAATATCTTCAGGCACTTCCGACGGAATAAAAGCCTTGATACCTTTTTGCGTTGGAACTACCGCTTTTATTGTTGAGTCGTTTTCAAAGATCATACTGTCGATACACACCTGACGCGCCATTCCTCCGGCAGTAAACGGAACATCGTGTTTGTGGTAAACGATGTAATAATCGTCGCCATTTTCCAGCACCGAGTGGTGTCCCGGTCCGTGAGTGGTTCCGTCTTCGTTGGTTTGCAAAATCGGGTTATTTTCTCCCGGAGTAAATGGTCCATACGGATCGTTGGCGTATGAATACAATACCTTGTACGTTTCGTTGTGGCACGATTCGGCTGAATACATCAGAATGTATTTATCGCCTTTTTTCATCATATAAGCCGCCTCAAAAGGATTTGGTGTTTGTGCCAACGGAATATTGGTGGAGTTGAACATTTCCTCCATTGTTTCGGCGTTTAGCTCGCCAACCGCATACCCACTGTTGTAATGTACCCAGGTTCCCCAATAGCCATAAATACGGCCATCATCGTCCTGAAAAAACTGAGCATCCAACGAAGGAAATCCGTCAATCGGATAATTCTGAGCAATTACCGGCGTGTCATCGTCGTGTAATTTCTCCCAAGGTCCAACCGGTGTATCCGAAACATAGCCGTAAATGTTACATCCGGCCTGGCAGTTTCCAAAATAAAGGTAATAACGACCATCTTCGCCCTGCATAATATCGGGTGCCCAGAAATTGCGCAGCGCAACCGAATTCAACGTTGGCACTTCCATAATGTAATTGTACCAGTTTTGCAGGTCGCGACTGTACCAAACAGTTGGCGCTCCCGACGCCAGCATTTCATTGTCGGTAGTGGAGTAGATATAATAAATATCGCCAAATTTTTTAATTGTAGGATCGGCAAACCAACCGGGCAAAACCGGGTTAGAAATGTGTGTTGATTTTTGTTCTGTTGTTTTATTTCCGCACGACGACAGGATAAAAACTCCCGCAATCATGCTCAATAGTAATTTCCTCATTTTCTTGTCTATTTTTCGAGAATCCAGCTCTCCAATAAATGTTTTTGTTTATCGTTTAAATCAGTTTTTACCTGCATTTTATAATCGCACCATTCCTGATCAAAAATGGGAATAATAAATTCTCTTTCGCCGCTTCTGTATTTTACTTTCAGTACTATTTCACCTTGCATTTCAGGATGTGTTAAAGAACCAATCAGCGCATCATTTGCAGCTTTTCCGTTAATGGCAACAATACTATTTCCCAAAAATTCATTTTAAGACTATTCATAAGCGAGTTTTACAAAAACGGCTTTCAAATTTAAGAAAAAGCCAGCCCTGCATTACGCAATGGTAACCACAGGCACTGACTATCCCACTTAAACTTTGTTCTATGAAAAACAGGAAGTTATTTAATCTACTTGTATATAAAATCAGATATTTGCAATTGCCTGTAATCTCTTCGTATCGAGAAATACAATTTTTCGTCCGGTAAGATCCAACAGATTTTCATTTCTGAATTCCGACATTACCCGAATGAGCGATTCGGTAACAGTACCGGCCATATTTGCTAAATCTTCGCGGGTTACCGCTATCTGAAGTGCGTTGTAATTATCGAGCCCAAATTCATCTTTTAAAAGCAGCAACATTTCGGCAGTACGTTCGCGTACTGTTTTCTGTGCAATATCGGTAATAAAGGTGTTCGACTCGCCCAGTTCTTTACACATAAACTTCATCATTCCGTGGGTGAAGTCCCAGTTTTGCTGAAATAAATTCAACATGGTATTGTATGGCACGTGGCACACAAGTGTGTCGTTGTAGGCTTTTGCCGAAGTACAGGCTAATTCATTAGTAAGTAACGAGCGGTACCCAATAAGATCGCCTTGTTGCGCAAATTTCAGAATCTGCTGCTTTCCGTTTCCACCGATCTTATAGATTTTTACGATGCCTTTCAGCACGATGTACAAACCTGCGTGCCTGCAACCTTCGCGGTAGATTACAGTTCGCTTTTTATACGTTTTATACATTGAATTAAACTCAAGGTCGAGCAATTCTGCTTCTGACAGTTTTCGGAACATGTGAATATCGCGCAAGCGCGAATCATCTTTGATAACTGATGCGCCCCTTCTTCTAGGTTGAACGATTGTTTCCATATTAGTTACGTTTACGGATGACTACTGCACATATAAATTTACAGCGGCATGACACGATGGGCTAACCTCGAATTCCGGGAAATACCGGCTTACAATTTCGTACAAATCAGGATCGTACATTTTCATATCCGAGCGGGTATTCACCCAATTGTGCTTGCCGTCGGGTGTTTCAACTTCAGCATTTACATTAAACCAGTTTTGTACACCTTCGGCCCAATATTCCCAGATATTGGTTGCGGCGTATGTGTTTTCGTATTTTCCGGCTGCCATTGCGGCATCGAGCTTCTCCTGAAGTAAATCGTTAAATTTATCATCAAGCGGCATAATTCCCACACCGTGAATGGTGTGTGCAAATTCGTGAATCAGAATATCTTCAGCATGATACTTGTCAATCTGGTAACCCAGCAGGTTTTCTTCGGCACAAGTTGTCAGCGGATCTTCCATCGATCCTCCCAGTCCACGTGCACGTACATCCCAGTTTAGCGTAGTGTCGTTGGCTAAATAGGCGTGTTCAGGAATATCGGTTGTTCCTTCGTAACGCGCCATAATTCCAACGCGGGTGTTCAGTTTTACCATTTGATTGAGGACATCTTCCGGTAGGCCGCCGGTCATAAAATCAATGATCTCGCAGGCCTTAACAAAAGCAGAATCGGGCACCCGGTGAGAACTCATAATATGAATGCCGTTTACATTGACATACTTTTTATAAAACGGATCGAGTTTCAGTTCCTTGGGCGGTTTTACAATTTTGTACTCCTTTGCCGGCACCTTGGCCGCCAGACAGGAGAACGACAAGATTCCGGCAAGTAGCACCACCAGAATCTTAGCATTTTTATGAGCGAAAAAGTTAGTCATTACACAGCGATTTTATATTTAGCTAATTTGATGTTTCAGCGTTCCAGTCCGGCGTCTCCTGCTTTAGAAAATTATGCACAAAGAAATCGCGACGTTTTTGCTCGCCGTAAGTTCCTCCAAGCGTATGATTTGTTCCGGGCAGCACGACCAGTTCAAAATCTTTTTTAGCTTTTATCAGTGCATCGGCAACCTGCATTGTTGATGCCGGATCAACATTATCGTCCATTTCGCCAACAATCAGCATCAGTTTTCCCTGCAGTTTATCGGCGTTCTCAACGTTCGAACATTCGGCATATTCAGGCCCAATCGGGTACCCCATCCACTGCTCGTTCCACCAAATTTTGTCCATTCGGTTATCGTGGCATCCGCACGAAGAAACGCCGGCTTTATAAAACTCAGGATGAAATAAAAGACCGGCCAAAGTACTTTGTCCACCAGCCGATCCTCCAAATAAACCAACACGTGTGGTGTCCATGTAACTGTATTCTTCGGCAGCAGCTTTTATCCACAAAATACGATCGGGGAAACCGGCATCTTTCAGGTTTTTCCAACACACATCGTGGAAAGCTTTCGAACGGTTTGAGGTTCCCATTCCGTCCATTTGCACAATGATAAATCCCAACTCTGCAAGGCTTGAAAAAGCATAACTAACAGGACTAAAACTTTTTTGAACAAATGAACTGTGCGGGCCTGCATAAATGTATTCGATTATCGGGTATGTTTTGTTTTCATCGAAATTGGTAGGGCGATAAATATTTCCCCAAATATCGGTTTTACCGTCGCGGGCTTTAGCCACAAACGGCTCGGGTGCAATCCATCCTTTTTCCAACAGCGATGAAATATCTGTTTTTTCCAATTCCACCACTACTTTTCCGTCTTCGGCACTACGAACCACTGTAAAAGGGGGCATTTCAACCGTTGAATAAGTGTCGGTAAAATAGTTTAAATCTTTTGAGAACGATACATCGTGGTTCATTTTCTCCGGCGTCAGATCAATTAATCCGCTGCCATCAAAATTCACCTTGAAGCAATGCAAGTAATACGGATCTTCATCAGCGTTCTTGCCTGATCCGTAAAAGAATATAGTACGATCTTCGTCATCAACTTTGATAACATTTCGAACCACCCACTCTCCTTTTGTAATCTGATTTTTCACCTTGCCGGTTTTTGAATCAATCAGGTACAGATGATTCCAGCCATCACGTTCTGATGCCCAAAGGATTTCGTTGCTTTCCTCCAGATCGTAACGATAACGTTTTCCGCTGTAATCAATAAAAGTCTTGCTCTGTTCATCAATCAGCACTTTAACATCGCCGCTTTCGCCATCCACTTCAACGACTTTGTAGGCCTGGTGACCGCGCTGATTAAACTCGAAAGTAAAAGCAGAAGCGTCTTCTTTCCATTGCGGGTTGGTGAGGCTAAACTGGTGTTCAAAAGCATCGGTATTTACCGGAATCTGCTTTTTACTTTCCACATCGAACAATGCTGGATGTTTTATTGGCATGGCGTCGCCCGGTTTGCGATAATCACGTTTATGTAAAATAGGTTGCAACTGGTCTTTTGGCGACGATTCAACAAAAAATATTTCGCGTTTTTCAGCATCGCGAATTTTGTTTACGGCCAATTTTTTTGAATCGGGCGACCACGAAAAATACGACGAATAATAATCGCCAGGAGCTCCGTCAAAACTCAACTGAAACTCTTTGTTTGTTTCGTTGTTTTTTATGTAAACATTATTTTCCCGGATGAAAGCCGTCCACTCCTTATTTGGTGAAGGCACCGGATCTTTACCCTTTTCATCGAAAAATCCTCCCCAGTAACCATTTCCGTTGCTATCCTTTTCAACCGAGTCTTTCTGTAACTCATATTTTTTCAGCTCACATGTCCAGTAAGCTTTTTTGAAATTAAAATGAATCGTTTTTTTATCTTCATCAAATTTCAGATCGCGTAAAACCAGGTCTTTTGCCGAAATATTTTTCTCCAACTGCTGATTCAATGCGTTAACCAGTTTGTCAGTATCAAAAGCAACTTTTTTCGATCCTATTTGCGCATCAACCAACTGATACTTCATTCCATCGCGTGTTTTTATTCGGTACCAGAATACCGACGATGAATCAATCCATGTTACTTGTGTTACCTGGTTATACACCAGACTATTCAGTTGCATTACTGAATCAGCTTTTGCATAATCTTCTTTTGTGATTTGCGCTGAAGTTTTATTGCCCCAAAGTACGAGCAGCAAGACTAAGTTTATGAAAAGAAATTGCGTTGCTTTAACCATAACTTTTTATTTAAATATAAAACCCGACCTATGTTATTAATTAATATTTCTACAAAAAAACGCACAAAGTTTAATATTCAAACAAACTGATTGCATTTTAGCCTATAATTTAAACTTTTACTGTCATTCAGTTTAATTCAGCTCCAGTTTTACCACTTCGTTTGTAAGTGGAATAACATATTGTCCGCGCTCATTTTTTTCTATTCCGACTACACGGCTTATTGCTGCATCCTCATCAAAAGATTTTATTCGCAGATAAGCGTTTGGAGTATATGCATTGGCTTCTTCAAATTCAACCACAACTTTTCCGGTTGACTGATTGTAAGAAACAGCTTTAAATTTACCGGCATCTAAGGTTAACCACATTTTTAATGGTGCCACATAAATACGCGATTTAGCTGCTGTTGTTAATTCAACTTTTACAACATCGCCATCTTCAGTAACATTACCACCAAAAGCCAACCAGCCAAACTCATCGTTATGCATTAAATATGTTGATGTGTTTACTGCATAACCATAGTATCCACTTCCGTAGTCGCCCGAAATACCGTCGTTTTTCAATGTCGACGGGAACGAGTGAAATGCTGCAGGAGCAAAACCATCTTCAGTAATATTTGATATCGATCCCATTAAACCTCCATAACCAACACGTAGCAGGTATAGGTCTTCAGGATGTTCTTTGTATTCATATAGAACAGGAATGGCATTTAGTGCCGAACCGTAGTGGTGAATCTGACGTTCAACACGCGAAAGTTTACCTCCGTATAGGAAATCCCAGTAACGACGTGCATTACCGTTGTATGCCCAGTGAGGAATAGTTGGCATGTAAGCCAAAATTGCTTTTAAGGTTGTTTCTGCTTTTTCGCCATAACCAAAATAGCGAGACCACATATAAACTTCTTCCTGACCTGTTGAATCCCAAGGCATTTCGCTACCAAACGGATAATTTAACGACGCCCAATGATCAGCACGACGCTTCATCATCCCTTCCATTTTACGGGCATATTCCCACAGTCCTTCCGCTTTTAAATCATCAAGAATATGAACAAATACACTACCTTCCATTTGGCCAAACTGCGCATAATACGGAGCTAACTCCATCATTGCCATTGAAGTTTGGTAGGCACTCATCAAGTACCAATCCCAAGTTTGCTGCTTTACCAAGCCTTCGTAGTTTCGGGCCAAACGATACATAACCCAGTGTGCTGCTGCAACGTGCGGATAATTGTATGAACGTTCAACGGTTTGCGCATGTTTTTTATCCCAGGCCGCCCAGGTATTGTAATTTACATCTTTGCTGTAAGTTCCGGCCGGCATTGAATCCGGCTCGTAGTAGAACATACTTTTCCGAACACCATATTTTTCATGTCCTTCGTTGTATTGAATTCCGCCCCAGATTGTTTTCTGAACAAAGTCTTCCAACATGGCCACCTGCTTTTTATCGGGTTGAATCAACTGTTTCATAATGGCATTTAACCAGGCTCCGGCGCCACCTTCGTCGCTCAATCCGCAAATCCAGGCACGACTATCTTCAGTAACCTGTTTCTGTTCTTCGTAATCGTAAGTAATCACCGATGGACTGCGATCAAAAGGATCGTTTTCGTCGTCGAACCATTGTTTGGTCATTAGAAAGTTTCCGTTGTCGGCAACTACCTGCTCTTCAGTTTTAATAACTTTATAGTTAATGGTTTGTGTTAAACCATCTTTGTAAGTAATAGTTAAACGCGCTCTGCCCCACTTTTTGCCAGCAACAGCATATTTTACCCAACCATTTTCGGTAGTCTCCAGTTTTTTCAGTTCCAGCGCACCTTCAGGTTCAACACTAGTATTTTTTACTTTTTGGCTATACTTCAAAAATAAACCGGCATTTACATCTTCCGGTACCACATATCCTGGTACACCAAATGCAACCGGACGATCGTTTTCGATCAAAGCCGGTTCAATATTTTTAATCGCATCGGTAAGTACAAATTCTACCCCATAACTTACCGATTTTCCTGGCTTTAATATTTTCGATGATGGTGTGTTCCAAGGAGCAGCCTCTTTCCACTCGTTTTCGGCATAAGCCTTTGTTAACGGCATCCACTCATGAAAACCTTCAAAAGTAATTCCTCTTCGGGTTGGATCGTCGAGCAGTGGATTCCATGCTTCGAAAGGTGTTTCGCCATAGGGAAGCACCAATAAAACAGGTCCGCTTCCTTTTAAACGAATTACCTGCAAGTAACCGGCATCCATACCAATGTACGGATCGTAGAAAACATTCTCAGTGTGTGCTTCATCCAGTGTTTTTCGGTCGTGATCGTTATTGAAAATCAGCGGAATTCCAAGTGCACCAATTTCTACAGCCTGTTTTGATGTATTTCTAATTTCAAAACGCAGGGCCAAATGACCATCTGCTTTTTCCCAAAACCGATGTACTTGCACCGGACTGTTTTCTAAAATTCCGCTTAAATCGGAAACAGCTAATTGACTATCGTTTTCAGGCTCTAAAGTGGTTACACTTTTTCGTGAGGCAGCAGACGAAAAAGAAGTCCATTCTTTATCGCCAGCGGTTTTAACACGGAAATTAATGTCGCCAAGATGATAAAATCCGGCTTTATTTCGTTTAGCCAGCAATTCGCCGGGTGTAAAATCAAATTCAGGCTCCGAAACCGGATGTAAACCGGCAACCGTATGCGATGATTTTAATATTTCGATATTGAAATCGGGTGTAGAAAATTCGAACGCCCCCTTGTTAATGTCTATCGAATCAGGAGAAGCAACTAACGATGATGCAAATGCTTCAGCATTCATTATAAGGCTCCAACACAACAGAAAGAAAAGAATATTCTTTGGTTTCATTTAATGTCTATTTAATTATTTATTACTCAACTACTAAAAGTTATATGTTTAAAATTAATTGATTATTTTACTAATTATAAGCCAGTTGTATTTTACATATACAAATTTACGATTTCCACATTTTAATTTCGCACGAACAATCGGTATAAATTTCTTTTGCATCAAGTTCTGCATTATTGGCAATTGTAATAGCCCTCTGGTTACCTCTCATACTTGTTTCGTTGTTGTTGTTTCATCATCAGCAGCATCCAGCTTAACTTCCGAACATTGTGAGTAAAACGAGCTGGCAAACACAATTAGCTCCCGTAAAAAAAGAGGTTTATACTTCGGATTAGTATGTAAATATCTGCACAACAATTTTCTAATTTATCGTAATATTAAAAACAAATGTTACCTGGTATTGTGTCCCACCTTTTTGGTAAACCAAGGCCTCTTTTATGGTATAATTATCGCCGGCAACTGATTTTCCGGGAAACTGACCAATGTTGAACTCGAAGTTACCCGCAGAAAACTCTGCAAATACCTTACTATCGTTCTCATTGCCCCAGTCAATTACATCGCCATTGCTATCAAACCAGAATCCGTAACCGGTTGCATTGGCATTATAATTTAACGATCCGTCTGAATCAACAGCTGCAAAAGCAATTTTACCTTCCTGTGGGGTTTGTGTAGCTGCAAGTAAAGCACCCGAAATTTCTGTTGGTTGCAGTTTCAAAGCCTGACCAACCTTGCTTATATCTCCATTGCTGTTCAGATTTAGCGCCACACCTGAATAATTTTTAGCATCTGCGGCAAACGAAAGATCATAAGTTAATGTCAGGTCTTCCGGATCTTCATTCGGATCAATAACGATATTTCCCAACAAGTCGGTATTTGTAAAACTAACCGAGTATGGCCACTGATCATCGTTACTTTCCAATTCGTCCCAGGCATGCGATTCATAAGTTGACGGTGCTCCAAGAAC harbors:
- a CDS encoding DPP IV N-terminal domain-containing protein, producing MVKATQFLFINLVLLLVLWGNKTSAQITKEDYAKADSVMQLNSLVYNQVTQVTWIDSSSVFWYRIKTRDGMKYQLVDAQIGSKKVAFDTDKLVNALNQQLEKNISAKDLVLRDLKFDEDKKTIHFNFKKAYWTCELKKYELQKDSVEKDSNGNGYWGGFFDEKGKDPVPSPNKEWTAFIRENNVYIKNNETNKEFQLSFDGAPGDYYSSYFSWSPDSKKLAVNKIRDAEKREIFFVESSPKDQLQPILHKRDYRKPGDAMPIKHPALFDVESKKQIPVNTDAFEHQFSLTNPQWKEDASAFTFEFNQRGHQAYKVVEVDGESGDVKVLIDEQSKTFIDYSGKRYRYDLEESNEILWASERDGWNHLYLIDSKTGKVKNQITKGEWVVRNVIKVDDEDRTIFFYGSGKNADEDPYYLHCFKVNFDGSGLIDLTPEKMNHDVSFSKDLNYFTDTYSTVEMPPFTVVRSAEDGKVVVELEKTDISSLLEKGWIAPEPFVAKARDGKTDIWGNIYRPTNFDENKTYPIIEYIYAGPHSSFVQKSFSPVSYAFSSLAELGFIIVQMDGMGTSNRSKAFHDVCWKNLKDAGFPDRILWIKAAAEEYSYMDTTRVGLFGGSAGGQSTLAGLLFHPEFYKAGVSSCGCHDNRMDKIWWNEQWMGYPIGPEYAECSNVENADKLQGKLMLIVGEMDDNVDPASTMQVADALIKAKKDFELVVLPGTNHTLGGTYGEQKRRDFFVHNFLKQETPDWNAETSN
- a CDS encoding DUF5695 domain-containing protein — its product is MKPKNILFFLLCWSLIMNAEAFASSLVASPDSIDINKGAFEFSTPDFNIEILKSSHTVAGLHPVSEPEFDFTPGELLAKRNKAGFYHLGDINFRVKTAGDKEWTSFSSAASRKSVTTLEPENDSQLAVSDLSGILENSPVQVHRFWEKADGHLALRFEIRNTSKQAVEIGALGIPLIFNNDHDRKTLDEAHTENVFYDPYIGMDAGYLQVIRLKGSGPVLLVLPYGETPFEAWNPLLDDPTRRGITFEGFHEWMPLTKAYAENEWKEAAPWNTPSSKILKPGKSVSYGVEFVLTDAIKNIEPALIENDRPVAFGVPGYVVPEDVNAGLFLKYSQKVKNTSVEPEGALELKKLETTENGWVKYAVAGKKWGRARLTITYKDGLTQTINYKVIKTEEQVVADNGNFLMTKQWFDDENDPFDRSPSVITYDYEEQKQVTEDSRAWICGLSDEGGAGAWLNAIMKQLIQPDKKQVAMLEDFVQKTIWGGIQYNEGHEKYGVRKSMFYYEPDSMPAGTYSKDVNYNTWAAWDKKHAQTVERSYNYPHVAAAHWVMYRLARNYEGLVKQQTWDWYLMSAYQTSMAMMELAPYYAQFGQMEGSVFVHILDDLKAEGLWEYARKMEGMMKRRADHWASLNYPFGSEMPWDSTGQEEVYMWSRYFGYGEKAETTLKAILAYMPTIPHWAYNGNARRYWDFLYGGKLSRVERQIHHYGSALNAIPVLYEYKEHPEDLYLLRVGYGGLMGSISNITEDGFAPAAFHSFPSTLKNDGISGDYGSGYYGYAVNTSTYLMHNDEFGWLAFGGNVTEDGDVVKVELTTAAKSRIYVAPLKMWLTLDAGKFKAVSYNQSTGKVVVEFEEANAYTPNAYLRIKSFDEDAAISRVVGIEKNERGQYVIPLTNEVVKLELN